The following are encoded in a window of Saccharothrix longispora genomic DNA:
- a CDS encoding exo-beta-N-acetylmuramidase NamZ family protein, with translation MSAVDRRHFLAGALAAPALAALPADASAGPDASADPDAAAGSGRTRRLETGAEQLASDGWRRFAGAKVGVVTNPTGALRDHTHIVDSMVAAGVPPVAAFGPEHGFRGTAQAGGSEGDYLDPRTGIPVYDAYGANATKFAGMVAKAGVDTLVFDIADIGARFYTYIWTMYTAMQAAAATGARFVVLDRPNPVGGRARGPQLDPAYATGVGRKPIAQQHGMTIGELARFFDGEFLPTDGGRVSGLEVVDVRGWRRDQLDTGLPWVPPSPNVPTRDTALVYPGTCLFEGLVFSEGRGTTRPFETIGAPGLDWRWAEDLNTQGLPGVRFRETHFTPTFQKFANQLCGGVAVHVTDPDRFDAPRTAVAMIVAAKARYPQVFAWRPDNWIDKLSGSDRLRRMVDAGAGTDEVVGAWSEELAAFDRTRRQYLRYR, from the coding sequence GTGAGCGCCGTGGACCGCAGGCACTTCCTCGCCGGCGCGCTCGCCGCGCCCGCCCTCGCCGCCCTCCCCGCCGACGCCTCCGCCGGTCCCGACGCCTCTGCCGACCCCGACGCCGCGGCCGGTTCCGGTCGGACGAGGAGGCTGGAGACCGGGGCGGAGCAGCTGGCCTCCGACGGCTGGCGCCGGTTCGCGGGCGCCAAGGTCGGCGTCGTCACCAACCCGACCGGCGCGCTGCGCGACCACACGCACATCGTCGACTCCATGGTGGCCGCGGGCGTGCCGCCGGTGGCCGCGTTCGGCCCGGAGCACGGCTTCCGCGGCACGGCGCAGGCCGGCGGCTCGGAGGGCGACTACCTCGACCCGCGCACCGGCATCCCGGTCTACGACGCCTACGGCGCGAACGCGACGAAGTTCGCCGGCATGGTCGCCAAGGCGGGCGTGGACACGCTGGTGTTCGACATCGCGGACATCGGCGCGCGCTTCTACACCTACATCTGGACGATGTACACGGCGATGCAGGCCGCCGCCGCGACGGGCGCGCGGTTCGTCGTGCTGGACCGCCCCAACCCGGTCGGCGGCAGGGCCCGCGGGCCGCAGCTCGATCCGGCGTACGCCACCGGCGTCGGCCGCAAGCCGATCGCGCAGCAGCACGGCATGACGATCGGCGAGCTGGCCCGCTTCTTCGACGGCGAGTTCCTGCCGACCGACGGCGGTCGGGTGAGCGGCCTGGAGGTCGTCGACGTCAGGGGCTGGCGCCGCGACCAGCTCGACACCGGGCTGCCGTGGGTCCCGCCCAGCCCCAACGTGCCGACGCGCGACACCGCCCTGGTCTACCCCGGCACGTGCCTGTTCGAGGGCCTGGTGTTCTCCGAGGGCCGCGGCACGACCCGCCCGTTCGAGACGATCGGCGCGCCGGGCCTGGACTGGCGGTGGGCCGAGGACCTGAACACGCAGGGCCTGCCCGGCGTCCGGTTCCGCGAGACCCACTTCACGCCGACGTTCCAGAAGTTCGCGAACCAGCTGTGCGGCGGGGTGGCCGTGCACGTGACCGACCCGGACCGGTTCGACGCGCCGCGCACCGCCGTGGCCATGATCGTCGCCGCGAAGGCCCGGTACCCGCAGGTGTTCGCGTGGCGGCCGGACAACTGGATCGACAAGCTCAGCGGCTCGGACCGGCTGCGCCGCATGGTCGACGCGGGCGCGGGCACCGACGAGGTGGTCGGCGCCTGGTCCGAGGAGCTGGCCGCGTTCGACCGCACCCGCCGGCAATACCTGCGCTACCGGTAG
- a CDS encoding glycoside hydrolase family 3 protein, translated as MLRPLVAAVAVVAASTAAPPPLAVAAPDQARVVDQVRQQAAALARGMTLEQKVGQLFVTYVHGQAPDEQHPGNLRDFGVASPAEVVAEFQPGGVIYFNNSSYDNIDTPRQIATLSNGLQRASRIPLAISTDQEMGIVTRIGAPATQFPGNMALGAGRSAQDAERAARITARELRAMGVNQNFAPDADVNSNPANPVIGVRSYSSDPALAAELTAAQVRGYQGRLLGRDSVSATAKHFPGHGDTAEDSHTSLPTVDRTAEQWRELDAPPFEAAIAAGIDSIMTAHITMPRIDPSGEPATLSKPTLDLLREELDYDGVVITDSLAMAGVRQLHGDAEIPVLALKAGVDQLLMPVDLRLAIDSVVAAVRGGELTERRIDQSVLRVLRMKLLRGMLTSPRVDVEGVGAVVGAPEHLADARRITDRTITAVRNDAGVLPLAARPTAALVTGWGETTTRTLAGVLGGTALPTGTAPTEAQVAAAVQAAATADVVVVLTNGLSARPAQQTLLTRLLATGKPVVAVAAQNPYDVAHTAAPTWLATYSYSAVSMESLARVITGEVRPAGRLPVDVPGPTPYPLGHGLAW; from the coding sequence GTGCTCCGTCCGCTCGTCGCCGCCGTCGCCGTGGTCGCGGCGTCCACCGCCGCACCGCCTCCGCTCGCCGTCGCCGCGCCCGACCAGGCGCGGGTCGTCGACCAGGTGCGGCAGCAGGCCGCCGCCCTGGCCCGCGGCATGACGCTGGAGCAGAAGGTGGGGCAGCTGTTCGTCACCTACGTGCACGGCCAGGCGCCGGACGAGCAGCACCCCGGCAACCTGCGCGACTTCGGCGTGGCCTCCCCGGCCGAGGTGGTGGCGGAGTTCCAGCCGGGTGGGGTCATCTACTTCAACAACTCCAGCTACGACAACATCGACACCCCGCGCCAGATCGCGACCCTGTCCAACGGGCTCCAGCGCGCGAGCCGCATCCCGCTGGCCATCTCCACCGACCAGGAGATGGGCATCGTCACCCGCATCGGCGCCCCGGCCACCCAGTTCCCCGGCAACATGGCGCTCGGCGCGGGCCGCAGCGCCCAGGACGCCGAGCGCGCCGCCCGCATCACCGCCCGCGAACTGCGCGCGATGGGCGTCAACCAGAACTTCGCGCCGGACGCGGACGTCAACTCGAACCCGGCGAACCCGGTGATCGGCGTCCGCTCGTACTCCAGCGACCCCGCGCTGGCCGCCGAGCTGACCGCCGCCCAGGTGCGCGGCTACCAGGGCAGGCTCCTCGGGCGGGACTCGGTGAGCGCCACCGCCAAGCACTTCCCCGGCCACGGCGACACCGCCGAGGACAGCCACACGAGCCTGCCGACCGTCGACCGCACCGCCGAGCAGTGGCGGGAACTGGACGCGCCCCCGTTCGAGGCTGCCATCGCGGCGGGCATCGACTCGATCATGACCGCGCACATCACGATGCCGCGGATCGACCCCTCCGGCGAGCCGGCCACGCTGTCCAAGCCGACGCTGGACCTGCTGCGCGAGGAACTCGACTACGACGGCGTCGTCATCACCGACTCGCTGGCCATGGCGGGCGTGCGGCAACTGCACGGCGACGCCGAGATCCCCGTCCTGGCCCTCAAGGCGGGCGTGGACCAGCTGCTGATGCCGGTGGACCTCCGACTGGCGATCGACAGCGTGGTCGCGGCCGTGCGCGGCGGCGAGCTGACCGAGCGGCGGATCGACCAGAGCGTGCTGCGGGTGCTGCGGATGAAGCTGCTGCGCGGCATGCTGACCAGCCCCCGCGTGGACGTGGAGGGGGTCGGGGCGGTCGTCGGCGCACCGGAGCACCTGGCCGACGCGCGCCGCATCACCGACCGCACGATCACCGCCGTGCGCAACGACGCGGGCGTGCTGCCACTGGCCGCGAGGCCGACCGCCGCGCTGGTCACCGGGTGGGGCGAGACGACGACGCGCACCCTCGCGGGCGTCCTCGGCGGCACGGCCCTGCCGACCGGCACCGCGCCGACCGAGGCCCAGGTCGCGGCGGCCGTGCAGGCGGCGGCGACCGCGGACGTCGTGGTCGTGCTGACCAACGGCCTGTCGGCCCGGCCGGCCCAGCAGACCCTGCTGACCAGGCTGCTCGCGACCGGCAAGCCGGTGGTCGCGGTGGCCGCCCAGAACCCGTACGACGTGGCGCACACCGCCGCGCCGACGTGGCTCGCCACCTACTCCTACAGCGCGGTGTCGATGGAGTCGCTGGCCCGCGTCATCACCGGGGAGGTGCGTCCGGCGGGCAGGCTCCCGGTGGACGTGCCAGGACCCACGCCGTACCCGCTCGGCCACGGCCTGGCCTGGTGA
- a CDS encoding HAD-IB family hydrolase, whose protein sequence is MTEHATEGSRVAAFFDLDKTVIAKSSTLAFSRPFFQEGLINRRAVLKSAYAQFVFMLAGADDDQMDRMRSHITALCQGWDVEQVRSIVEETLHDIVDPLVYKEATQLISEHKDEGHDVVVVSASGAELVAPIATMVGATHSVGTRMVVSAGRYSGDVDFYCAGENKALAVKQLADEHHYDLDRCHAYSDSISDLPLLEAVGHPTAVNPDRALRRVAERRGWPVLTFSDPVSLHARIPRPSGATVAVTAIGLGAATVAGAAWYGLRRRRRS, encoded by the coding sequence GTGACCGAGCACGCCACCGAGGGCAGCCGCGTCGCCGCGTTCTTCGACCTGGACAAGACCGTCATCGCCAAGTCGAGCACGCTGGCGTTCAGCCGGCCGTTCTTCCAAGAGGGCCTCATCAACCGGCGTGCGGTGCTCAAGAGCGCCTACGCGCAGTTCGTCTTCATGCTGGCCGGCGCCGACGACGACCAGATGGACCGGATGCGCTCGCACATCACCGCGCTCTGCCAGGGGTGGGACGTCGAGCAGGTGCGCTCGATCGTCGAGGAGACGCTGCACGACATCGTCGACCCCCTGGTCTACAAGGAGGCGACGCAGCTCATCTCCGAGCACAAGGACGAGGGCCACGACGTGGTCGTGGTGTCCGCGTCCGGCGCGGAACTGGTCGCGCCCATCGCCACCATGGTCGGCGCGACGCACAGCGTGGGCACGCGCATGGTCGTCTCGGCCGGCCGGTACTCGGGCGACGTGGACTTCTACTGCGCGGGCGAGAACAAGGCCCTCGCCGTGAAGCAGCTCGCCGACGAGCACCACTACGACCTGGACCGCTGCCACGCCTACTCGGACTCGATCAGCGACCTGCCGCTGCTGGAGGCCGTCGGCCACCCCACCGCCGTCAACCCGGACCGCGCGCTGCGCCGGGTCGCCGAACGGCGCGGCTGGCCGGTGCTGACGTTCTCCGACCCGGTGTCGCTGCACGCCCGCATCCCCCGCCCCTCGGGCGCGACGGTCGCCGTCACGGCCATCGGCCTCGGCGCGGCGACGGTCGCGGGCGCCGCCTGGTACGGGCTGCGCCGCCGCCGCCGGAGCTGA
- the ssd gene encoding septum site-determining protein Ssd — protein MERPVVLVSDAVLLDEVLHAAAVVGCEVERVADAPALRARWHAAPVVVLDEASAGAAGELPRRPGVHVVATGPPGEATWRRAVALGAEQVLELPTGQAALRAAFADALDGPSGDGRVLAVLGARGGAGASVLAVAVGQAVLSSGGHGLLVDCDPLGGGLDLTLGAERQEGLRWPTLHLKGGRVPAAALRSALPGRTGKRGSLTVLSCGRTGPGPEPAAVVAVVEAGRRAGGTVVCDVPRQLTAAACAALDRADLAIMVVPADVKACMAAQPLVDQVTDRGVRLRAVVRGPSPGGLTSGEVAEAVDLPLLTSMRPARRLAAALDQGRFPDTTRGPLAKAAREVLAALNDH, from the coding sequence GTGGAACGACCAGTGGTCCTGGTGTCCGACGCGGTTCTGCTGGACGAGGTCCTGCACGCCGCGGCGGTGGTCGGGTGCGAGGTGGAGCGCGTCGCCGACGCGCCCGCGCTGCGCGCCCGCTGGCACGCCGCGCCGGTGGTGGTGCTGGACGAGGCGTCGGCGGGCGCGGCGGGGGAACTGCCCCGCCGGCCGGGCGTGCACGTCGTGGCCACCGGTCCGCCGGGCGAGGCGACGTGGCGGCGGGCCGTCGCGCTGGGCGCGGAGCAGGTGCTGGAGCTGCCCACCGGTCAGGCCGCGCTGCGGGCCGCGTTCGCCGACGCCCTCGACGGCCCGTCCGGTGACGGCCGGGTCCTCGCGGTCCTGGGCGCGCGCGGCGGTGCGGGCGCGTCGGTGCTGGCGGTGGCCGTGGGCCAGGCCGTGCTGTCGTCCGGCGGCCACGGCCTGCTGGTCGACTGCGACCCGCTCGGCGGCGGCCTCGACCTGACGCTCGGCGCCGAGCGCCAGGAGGGCCTGCGGTGGCCCACCCTGCACCTCAAGGGAGGTCGCGTCCCGGCGGCGGCGCTCCGCTCGGCGCTGCCCGGCCGCACCGGCAAGCGAGGCAGCCTGACCGTGCTGTCCTGCGGCCGGACGGGGCCGGGCCCCGAACCCGCCGCCGTGGTGGCGGTCGTCGAGGCGGGCAGGCGCGCGGGCGGCACCGTCGTGTGCGACGTCCCGCGCCAGCTCACCGCCGCCGCGTGCGCGGCGCTCGACCGGGCCGACCTGGCGATCATGGTGGTGCCCGCCGACGTCAAGGCGTGCATGGCCGCGCAGCCCCTGGTCGACCAGGTGACCGACCGGGGCGTTCGACTGCGGGCCGTCGTGCGCGGCCCCTCCCCGGGCGGTCTGACCAGCGGCGAGGTGGCCGAGGCGGTCGACCTCCCACTGCTCACCAGCATGCGCCCGGCACGCCGCCTGGCCGCGGCGCTCGACCAGGGTCGCTTCCCCGATACCACGCGCGGCCCGCTGGCCAAGGCCGCCCGAGAAGTCCTGGCGGCCCTCAATGACCACTGA
- a CDS encoding TadA family conjugal transfer-associated ATPase — protein sequence MSDLVERVRLRLANGSGDLTSAAVAEAVRGEAGGVLGDEDVQRALAVLRQEFVGAGLLEPLLRDPDTTDVLVTAPDQVWVDGVGGLRRTGICFPDEPAVRRLAQRLSAVAGRRLDDAAPYVDGWLPGAVRLHAVLPPIAPSTCLSLRVLRPAAHDLAALQACGTFDGPTAELLRAIVRARQAFLVVGGTGSGKTTLLAALLGCVPHHERVVCVEDAGELRPDHPQVVRLLARGPNVEGAGEVTLRDLVRQALRMRPDRIVVGEVRGAEVCELLSALNTGHDGGAGTLHANSPAEVPARLEALAASGGLDRAALHSQLAAAVKVVLHVRRAADGTRHLAEVGVLGHRDGRPAVVPAWRRDIGWQEAGGELKSLVGWT from the coding sequence ATGAGCGATCTCGTGGAGCGCGTCCGGCTGAGGCTGGCCAACGGGAGCGGCGACCTGACGTCCGCCGCGGTCGCCGAGGCGGTCCGCGGCGAGGCGGGCGGGGTCCTCGGGGACGAGGACGTCCAGCGGGCGCTCGCGGTGCTGCGGCAGGAGTTCGTCGGGGCGGGGCTCCTCGAACCGCTGCTGCGCGACCCGGACACCACCGACGTCCTCGTCACCGCACCGGACCAGGTGTGGGTGGACGGTGTCGGCGGCCTGCGCCGGACCGGGATCTGCTTCCCCGACGAGCCCGCCGTCCGGCGGCTCGCCCAACGGCTCTCGGCGGTGGCCGGGCGGCGGCTGGACGACGCCGCGCCGTACGTCGACGGGTGGCTGCCCGGCGCGGTGCGCCTGCACGCCGTGCTGCCGCCGATCGCGCCGTCCACCTGCCTGTCGCTGCGCGTGCTCCGACCGGCGGCGCACGACCTGGCCGCGTTGCAGGCGTGCGGCACGTTCGACGGGCCCACCGCCGAGCTGCTGCGGGCGATCGTGCGGGCCCGCCAGGCGTTCCTGGTCGTCGGGGGCACCGGGTCGGGCAAGACGACGTTGCTCGCCGCCCTCCTGGGCTGCGTGCCGCACCACGAGCGCGTGGTCTGCGTGGAGGACGCGGGGGAGCTGCGGCCGGACCACCCCCAGGTCGTCCGGCTGCTCGCCCGCGGCCCGAACGTCGAGGGGGCGGGCGAGGTGACGCTGCGCGACCTGGTCCGCCAGGCGTTGCGGATGCGCCCCGACCGGATCGTGGTCGGCGAGGTGCGCGGCGCCGAGGTGTGCGAGCTGCTGTCCGCCCTGAACACCGGCCACGACGGCGGCGCGGGCACCCTGCACGCGAACTCGCCCGCCGAGGTGCCCGCGCGGCTGGAGGCGCTGGCCGCCTCGGGCGGGCTCGACCGGGCCGCGCTGCACAGCCAGCTCGCCGCCGCGGTCAAGGTCGTGCTGCACGTGCGCCGCGCCGCCGACGGCACCCGGCACCTGGCCGAGGTCGGCGTCCTGGGCCACCGGGACGGACGACCGGCGGTGGTCCCGGCATGGCGCCGCGACATCGGCTGGCAGGAGGCGGGCGGGGAGCTCAAGTCCCTGGTGGGGTGGACGTGA
- a CDS encoding type II secretion system F family protein gives MSGLVPSFASPAFPLPALPLLASALLLVPSTSARRRLTGPRLRSIRRRVPAPTGLAVLVAGAALGLPAGVGGAIAGAALAATAWRVHRDTARQRDRLRATGALADGLGGFVAELRSGAHPAGAATGAAEDAEPPARDVLRAIAATSARGGDVEAALAGFPDAHHLARAWRLSADHGVPLADVLDAVRRDLDRRTAFARQVHARMAGPRASAAVLAGLPLLGVLLGEASGAGPLAVLAGTAVGQVLLVVGALLICGGLRWSGRLTRQVVA, from the coding sequence GTGAGCGGCCTCGTCCCGTCCTTCGCGAGCCCGGCCTTCCCGCTGCCAGCCCTCCCGCTGTTGGCCTCGGCGCTGCTGCTCGTGCCGTCGACCTCGGCCCGCCGCCGGCTGACCGGTCCGCGACTCCGGTCGATCCGGCGCCGGGTGCCCGCACCCACCGGACTCGCGGTGCTCGTGGCGGGCGCGGCGCTCGGTCTGCCGGCGGGTGTCGGGGGCGCGATCGCGGGCGCGGCGCTCGCCGCGACCGCGTGGCGCGTGCACCGCGACACCGCGCGGCAACGCGACCGGCTCCGGGCGACGGGCGCACTGGCGGACGGCCTGGGCGGTTTCGTCGCGGAACTGCGCTCGGGCGCCCACCCGGCGGGCGCCGCGACCGGGGCGGCCGAGGACGCCGAGCCACCCGCGAGGGACGTCCTGCGCGCCATCGCGGCCACGTCGGCGCGGGGCGGTGACGTGGAGGCGGCCCTGGCCGGCTTCCCGGACGCCCACCACCTCGCCAGGGCGTGGCGGTTGTCCGCGGACCACGGCGTGCCGCTGGCCGACGTGCTCGACGCGGTGCGCCGGGACCTGGACCGCCGCACCGCGTTCGCCAGGCAGGTGCACGCGCGCATGGCCGGTCCACGGGCCAGTGCGGCGGTCCTGGCCGGCCTGCCGCTGCTCGGCGTCCTGCTGGGCGAGGCGAGCGGAGCCGGGCCGCTCGCCGTGCTCGCCGGCACCGCCGTCGGCCAGGTCCTGCTGGTGGTCGGTGCGCTGCTGATCTGCGGCGGACTGCGGTGGAGCGGGCGGCTGACGAGGCAGGTGGTCGCGTGA
- a CDS encoding type II secretion system F family protein, producing the protein MSAFLLALALVVFPARSAASARVRPPRRRPRKSGARPPDPFAQAATWDLLAAALRAGLPVARAVHAVLAGVPPGAAERLREVGDLLDLGADPVTAWAGALRHPDTAPLARAARRTARSGAALAGAAADLAAEARATVADRAEARAQRAAVLVAGPLALCFLPAFLCLGVAPVVIGLIGRVGESW; encoded by the coding sequence GTGAGCGCGTTCCTGCTGGCGCTGGCGCTGGTCGTGTTCCCGGCCCGGTCCGCCGCGAGCGCCAGGGTGAGGCCGCCGCGCCGGCGGCCCCGCAAGTCCGGGGCCCGCCCGCCGGACCCGTTCGCGCAGGCGGCGACCTGGGACCTCCTGGCCGCGGCGCTGCGGGCGGGGCTCCCGGTGGCCCGGGCGGTGCACGCCGTCCTGGCGGGCGTCCCGCCGGGAGCTGCCGAGCGCCTCCGGGAGGTCGGCGACCTGCTGGACCTGGGCGCGGACCCGGTGACGGCCTGGGCGGGCGCCCTGCGCCACCCGGACACGGCTCCGCTGGCCCGCGCCGCTCGGCGGACCGCGAGGTCGGGTGCGGCCCTGGCGGGGGCCGCCGCGGACCTGGCCGCGGAGGCCAGGGCGACTGTCGCCGACCGGGCCGAGGCGCGTGCGCAACGGGCGGCCGTGCTGGTGGCGGGGCCGTTGGCGCTGTGCTTCCTGCCGGCGTTCCTGTGCCTGGGTGTCGCGCCCGTGGTGATCGGTCTGATCGGAAGGGTGGGGGAGAGCTGGTGA
- a CDS encoding DUF4244 domain-containing protein produces the protein MLGDEGMSTAEYAIGTLAAAGLAMVLYGIVNGDWVVDAVRGLLEQAFAVDL, from the coding sequence GTGTTGGGAGACGAGGGGATGTCGACGGCCGAGTACGCGATCGGCACGTTGGCCGCCGCGGGGTTGGCGATGGTGCTCTACGGGATCGTCAACGGCGACTGGGTCGTGGACGCGGTGCGGGGGTTGCTGGAACAGGCCTTCGCGGTGGACCTGTGA
- a CDS encoding TadE family type IV pilus minor pilin has product MTVEAAVAVCGLVVVLALGVGAVMAVVGQVRCTDAAREVARVVARGDEGLARGVVDAVAPGGASFEVRWERAGEGVREGAGGGAGVWVEVWVSRFGVELRARAYAVVEPGVRAGGR; this is encoded by the coding sequence GTGACGGTCGAGGCCGCGGTCGCCGTGTGCGGGTTGGTCGTGGTGCTGGCGCTCGGGGTCGGGGCCGTGATGGCGGTGGTCGGGCAGGTTCGGTGCACGGACGCGGCTCGGGAGGTGGCCCGGGTTGTCGCCCGTGGCGATGAGGGGCTGGCCCGCGGGGTGGTGGACGCCGTCGCGCCGGGAGGGGCCTCGTTCGAGGTGCGGTGGGAGCGGGCCGGGGAAGGGGTGCGGGAAGGGGCTGGAGGCGGTGCGGGGGTGTGGGTCGAGGTGTGGGTGTCCCGGTTCGGGGTCGAGTTGCGGGCTCGGGCTTACGCGGTGGTGGAGCCGGGTGTCCGGGCAGGGGGGCGGTGA
- a CDS encoding Rv3654c family TadE-like protein — MSGQGGGDAERGAASVLAVAVVGVWGALVVVGVLVGEGVVTRHRVEAAADLGALAAASWVVEGVDVACSRAGRVVGRMGARLDGCVVDGWEVEVVVSGEESLFGAPGARARAGPAEG, encoded by the coding sequence GTGTCCGGGCAGGGGGGCGGTGACGCGGAGCGCGGGGCCGCGTCCGTCCTCGCGGTGGCCGTGGTGGGCGTGTGGGGCGCGCTGGTGGTCGTCGGGGTGCTGGTGGGCGAAGGCGTCGTCACCCGCCACCGCGTCGAGGCCGCCGCCGACCTCGGGGCGCTGGCCGCCGCCTCGTGGGTGGTGGAAGGGGTGGACGTGGCCTGCTCGCGCGCGGGGCGGGTCGTCGGGCGGATGGGCGCCCGACTGGACGGGTGCGTGGTCGACGGCTGGGAGGTGGAGGTGGTGGTGAGCGGCGAGGAGTCGCTGTTCGGTGCGCCCGGCGCTCGGGCTCGGGCAGGCCCGGCCGAAGGGTGA
- a CDS encoding bifunctional DNA primase/polymerase yields MEWSDSWRGAFRIELRAEAVTLAWHGWSVLPGTYPAGDQWAGRDGLEHHGPVPVHHDWEARVGTDPDEVATWWAGQSYSVLLATGHGVDAVEVNAELGHRAAVALRATGNPVPIVATPAGRWMFLVASGGSVRVNDDVRHYAAGEYVPLPPTPAHHGVVHWRVKPQVCGWVLPPASVVQDALLQARTTSDYDLVTADRS; encoded by the coding sequence ATGGAGTGGTCGGATAGCTGGCGCGGGGCATTCCGCATCGAGCTGCGCGCGGAGGCGGTCACCCTCGCGTGGCACGGGTGGTCTGTGCTGCCGGGCACCTATCCGGCGGGTGACCAGTGGGCCGGCCGCGACGGGCTGGAGCACCACGGCCCGGTCCCCGTGCACCACGACTGGGAGGCGCGCGTCGGCACCGACCCCGACGAGGTCGCCACCTGGTGGGCCGGCCAGTCCTACAGCGTCCTGCTCGCCACCGGCCACGGCGTGGACGCCGTGGAGGTCAACGCCGAGCTGGGCCACCGCGCCGCCGTCGCGCTGCGGGCCACCGGCAACCCCGTCCCGATCGTCGCCACCCCGGCCGGCCGGTGGATGTTCCTCGTCGCCTCCGGCGGCTCCGTGCGGGTGAACGACGACGTCCGGCACTACGCCGCCGGCGAGTACGTCCCGCTGCCGCCGACCCCCGCGCACCACGGTGTCGTGCACTGGAGGGTCAAGCCCCAGGTCTGCGGGTGGGTCCTGCCGCCCGCGAGCGTGGTGCAGGACGCCCTCCTCCAGGCGCGGACCACCTCCGACTACGACCTGGTCACCGCCGACCGGTCGTGA